A stretch of the Teredinibacter haidensis genome encodes the following:
- a CDS encoding transcriptional repressor — protein sequence MNIKKILSTAEQTCNDSGTRFTDKRKHVLSCLLESQKPLSAYDLVDDMRERYDESLPPMSIYRILEFLESENLVHKLSSTNKFIACSHIACEHSHQVPQFLICDRCGIVKEIGIHKDVATSLQNSVTAAGFFLQSPQLELHCLCSSCSTAGK from the coding sequence ATGAATATAAAAAAAATTCTGTCTACTGCGGAACAAACCTGCAACGATTCCGGCACCCGTTTTACCGATAAACGCAAGCATGTGCTGAGCTGTTTACTGGAATCGCAAAAACCTCTTTCGGCTTACGATTTGGTCGACGACATGCGTGAGCGTTATGACGAAAGCCTGCCACCCATGTCTATCTACCGCATATTGGAATTTTTGGAAAGTGAAAACCTAGTCCACAAACTCAGCTCTACCAATAAATTTATCGCCTGCTCCCATATTGCCTGTGAGCACTCCCACCAAGTACCCCAGTTTTTAATTTGCGACCGATGCGGAATTGTAAAGGAGATTGGCATACACAAAGACGTCGCTACCTCATTGCAAAACAGCGTAACCGCGGCGGGATTTTTCCTGCAAAGCCCGCAGCTGGAATTACACTGCCTCTGCAGTAGCTGCTCAACCGCCGGTAAGTAA
- a CDS encoding SemiSWEET transporter has translation MSNIEMLGYIAACFTTFSFLPQAIKVIRTRDTKALSLWMYAVFTIGILLWLAYGVVRNDSAIIVANIVTFFLSFIILFIKASNVYRAVDSVAAEPD, from the coding sequence ATGTCTAATATCGAGATGCTTGGCTATATTGCCGCATGTTTTACTACCTTTTCCTTTCTACCTCAGGCGATTAAAGTTATTCGCACACGGGATACAAAAGCCCTTTCACTCTGGATGTACGCGGTATTTACCATTGGTATTCTCTTGTGGCTTGCCTATGGTGTAGTGCGTAACGATTCGGCGATTATTGTGGCGAATATAGTCACCTTTTTCCTGTCGTTTATTATTCTTTTCATTAAAGCTAGCAACGTCTATCGCGCGGTGGACAGTGTTGCTGCTGAACCAGATTAA
- a CDS encoding GGDEF domain-containing protein, producing the protein MENPITDSKLRLLFLSLTFSVAYVLLYDHLPQRTLQLIPSLREISVYSDTTGSSIATWLNKEEHTFRCTYNDSPSNYKYCGMNIQLGDGLSKGVDLTAYDTIHLRMHYSGTAVLRYCGTANILRLFIRNFSPLFSEVGTSRNSAKYNSMLLPVKDLSSDLDIYFTEFAVAEWWIRSSGLPRAMSSPEFNNVIALGIDPPFPAPFGDHDFEIEMMSLSGPLISRANWYLTLLSFWFVGLIGAGITRHYKLRLDYTRNRRLLKEEKDKSERITQESQKYKEMAVVDPLTGTLNRRGFNGVIDQMLNASDINRASIIMLDIDWFKAINDTYGHLLGDRVLSMLGNLLNNKVREHDEVDRWGGEEFIIFCPNTSSEGAMKLAENLRKSMTVIKLDDKTPPITVSFGVASIDNHSWEVALEHADIALYNAKSDGRNCVRIYQNIQGENNVK; encoded by the coding sequence ATGGAAAACCCGATAACTGATTCAAAACTCAGGTTACTTTTCCTGTCACTAACATTTAGCGTGGCCTATGTTTTGCTATACGACCACCTACCTCAACGCACTCTGCAGCTTATACCCAGCCTACGGGAGATCAGCGTTTATTCCGACACCACCGGTAGTAGTATCGCGACCTGGTTAAACAAGGAAGAACACACTTTTCGCTGCACCTATAACGACTCCCCCTCCAATTACAAGTATTGCGGTATGAATATCCAATTGGGCGATGGTCTGTCAAAGGGGGTAGACCTAACAGCCTACGATACTATCCATCTGCGAATGCACTACAGCGGTACTGCGGTACTGCGGTACTGCGGTACTGCGAACATTCTCCGATTATTTATACGCAACTTTAGCCCACTATTTTCTGAAGTAGGCACAAGCCGAAATTCCGCAAAATACAACAGCATGCTGTTGCCCGTTAAAGATCTCAGTAGCGATTTAGATATTTATTTCACTGAATTCGCGGTAGCCGAATGGTGGATTCGCTCGTCCGGTCTACCCCGGGCAATGTCCAGCCCTGAATTCAACAATGTTATTGCGCTTGGTATTGATCCCCCCTTTCCAGCTCCGTTTGGCGATCACGATTTCGAAATCGAAATGATGAGCCTCAGCGGGCCACTAATCTCTCGAGCAAACTGGTATCTGACTCTGCTTAGCTTCTGGTTTGTCGGCTTGATCGGCGCAGGTATTACCAGACACTACAAGCTCCGTTTGGACTATACAAGGAACCGGCGTCTGCTCAAGGAAGAAAAAGACAAAAGCGAACGCATTACACAGGAGTCCCAAAAATACAAGGAGATGGCAGTAGTCGATCCACTCACGGGCACCCTGAATAGAAGAGGTTTTAATGGCGTTATTGATCAAATGCTTAACGCCTCTGATATCAACCGCGCATCGATCATTATGTTGGATATCGACTGGTTTAAAGCCATTAACGATACCTACGGCCACCTGCTCGGCGACAGAGTACTGTCTATGCTCGGCAATCTACTCAACAACAAGGTACGTGAGCATGATGAAGTGGACCGCTGGGGGGGGGAAGAGTTTATTATTTTCTGCCCAAACACCTCTAGTGAAGGCGCCATGAAACTTGCTGAAAACCTGCGAAAATCCATGACGGTCATTAAGCTTGACGACAAAACACCACCCATCACCGTTAGCTTTGGTGTTGCCTCAATTGACAACCATAGTTGGGAAGTGGCTCTCGAGCACGCCGATATCGCGCTTTATAATGCCAAGAGTGATGGACGAAACTGTGTACGCATCTACCAAAATATTCAGGGGGAAAATAACGTGAAATAG
- a CDS encoding ATP-binding protein codes for MRKLSLSLIVVVIASIVGLGWILNQVYLHSTQHQGQPESNPHLRFADDLFAVYSASNYKREFIESWNSRSDLKLELIPLDDFPLPEPLYETFALGERLILESTEGVVAHYVLEGGVDVLAIALPVADYQKDSRQLELTLTLSFYAGVTTIILIWIWPLIHRLMALRDTARLFGRGDLSKRVKILRFSYIREIELEFNRMADRIQSLIEDNKLLSRAVSHDLKTPLARLRFGLDAIAETEDKNQRNKYAERVNRDMEEMESLIDTLLQYARLDESRIHKSEEDVDLASFTQSAINNYDTDNIAITFRCRAVNSSILADKRYLALLINNLLSNAARYAKTQVLVSLTLEKDHLLLSLEDDGEGIPRSEREHVIKPFWRGEKGQNKKGHGMGLAIVSRIAEWHGAELSIHDSEKLGGALVQLKFLAAKI; via the coding sequence ATGCGTAAGTTAAGTTTGTCTCTTATTGTTGTGGTTATTGCTTCAATTGTTGGTCTGGGTTGGATTTTAAATCAGGTTTATCTCCATTCCACCCAGCATCAGGGTCAACCTGAATCGAACCCCCACCTTCGTTTTGCCGACGATCTTTTCGCTGTGTATAGCGCCAGCAATTATAAACGGGAATTTATTGAAAGTTGGAATAGTCGTAGTGATTTAAAGCTTGAATTGATCCCGTTGGACGATTTTCCCCTGCCAGAGCCATTATACGAAACGTTTGCTCTGGGAGAACGTCTGATTTTGGAATCTACCGAAGGCGTTGTTGCCCACTATGTATTAGAAGGTGGTGTAGACGTGCTTGCTATCGCTCTCCCGGTAGCGGACTATCAAAAAGATAGTCGGCAACTGGAGTTAACACTTACATTAAGTTTTTACGCAGGTGTTACAACTATTATCCTGATCTGGATTTGGCCGCTGATACATCGGCTAATGGCCTTGCGCGATACCGCTCGTTTATTTGGTAGAGGCGATCTGAGTAAGCGCGTAAAAATACTACGCTTTTCCTATATTCGTGAAATTGAACTTGAATTCAATCGTATGGCTGATCGCATACAGTCTCTAATTGAAGATAATAAATTGCTAAGCCGAGCAGTGTCACACGATCTAAAAACACCGCTCGCCCGGCTTAGATTCGGCTTGGATGCCATTGCTGAAACAGAGGATAAGAATCAAAGGAACAAATATGCCGAGCGAGTTAATCGGGATATGGAGGAAATGGAATCACTGATCGATACGCTTCTGCAGTATGCGCGGCTAGATGAAAGCCGTATTCACAAGAGTGAGGAAGATGTTGATCTGGCCAGTTTTACGCAATCCGCGATTAATAATTATGACACAGACAATATAGCGATCACCTTTCGGTGCAGGGCGGTAAATAGCTCAATCTTAGCCGATAAGCGTTACTTAGCATTGTTGATAAATAATTTACTCAGTAATGCCGCCCGTTACGCCAAGACGCAAGTATTGGTGTCTCTAACGCTAGAAAAAGATCACCTGCTACTGAGCCTGGAAGATGATGGAGAAGGTATTCCGAGGAGTGAACGCGAGCACGTTATAAAGCCTTTTTGGCGTGGGGAGAAGGGACAAAATAAAAAAGGCCATGGTATGGGTTTGGCCATTGTCTCCCGTATTGCCGAGTGGCATGGAGCCGAGTTGAGTATTCACGATTCAGAAAAGCTGGGGGGTGCGTTAGTACAGCTGAAGTTTCTCGCAGCGAAAATTTAA
- a CDS encoding response regulator transcription factor translates to MQENILVVEDDASLADWICDYLTDHDYQVTQANRGDIAVELIESDNPDLVLLDIMLPKKDGFEVCREVRQFYTNPILMMTACSEEADEVLGLELGANDYINKPVKPRILLARIKALLRRTDNSSPGSYSRVFGALRLDANSKTVSYKTQPIALSSNEFEVLWLLASNAGQVISRTQLISQLRGIEYDGFDRSVDVRICRLRKKLLDDPHNPRKIKTIRGKGYLFAEDAWGNA, encoded by the coding sequence ATGCAGGAAAATATATTAGTTGTTGAAGATGACGCCTCTCTTGCCGATTGGATATGCGACTATTTAACTGATCATGACTATCAGGTTACCCAGGCTAATCGTGGTGATATTGCCGTTGAGCTGATTGAGTCTGATAACCCCGATCTTGTACTGCTGGATATTATGCTTCCTAAAAAAGACGGTTTTGAAGTGTGTCGGGAAGTTCGGCAGTTTTACACCAATCCCATTTTGATGATGACCGCCTGCAGTGAAGAAGCCGATGAGGTTTTAGGCCTAGAGCTGGGCGCCAACGACTATATTAATAAGCCGGTAAAACCTCGAATTTTATTAGCAAGAATAAAAGCGCTGTTACGCAGAACAGACAACAGTAGTCCGGGCTCCTATTCTCGCGTGTTTGGTGCGCTTAGACTCGATGCAAACTCAAAAACCGTAAGCTATAAAACTCAGCCCATTGCGCTGAGCTCGAACGAATTTGAAGTGTTGTGGCTATTGGCTTCTAATGCAGGCCAGGTGATCAGCCGCACTCAACTGATCAGCCAGTTGCGCGGCATTGAATATGATGGATTTGATCGTTCCGTTGATGTGCGAATATGTCGCCTTCGCAAGAAACTTCTTGATGACCCTCATAATCCCAGGAAAATAAAAACGATACGCGGAAAAGGCTATTTGTTTGCAGAGGATGCATGGGGAAATGCGTAA
- a CDS encoding DUF3019 domain-containing protein, whose product MEEKGMCFALIFIVLLLSTSSAVAEPLTVKPLKVKPERCIALHQGQYCYQTLKFSWVMANPSRYCLYMKSFDEPLACWDGQRLQSFRFEFKSMQDESFFIRDESTNQMVDEVKVDVAWVYKSSKKVSTGWRLF is encoded by the coding sequence ATGGAAGAAAAGGGAATGTGTTTCGCTTTAATTTTTATTGTACTGCTATTGAGTACGTCTTCCGCTGTAGCGGAGCCTTTGACGGTTAAACCTCTTAAGGTCAAGCCCGAGCGTTGCATTGCATTGCATCAGGGGCAGTATTGCTACCAAACGTTAAAGTTTTCCTGGGTAATGGCGAATCCAAGCCGCTATTGTCTTTATATGAAAAGCTTCGATGAGCCTCTGGCCTGCTGGGATGGGCAAAGGTTACAGAGCTTCCGTTTTGAATTTAAATCGATGCAGGATGAAAGCTTTTTTATTCGGGATGAATCCACAAACCAGATGGTAGATGAGGTTAAGGTGGATGTGGCCTGGGTATACAAAAGCAGCAAAAAAGTATCCACAGGCTGGAGACTATTCTAA
- a CDS encoding MipA/OmpV family protein encodes MKPYCLWLITFAVQCAALPLFAADIASDVRNGGARETEDGGSFELGLVAGYEGSPLRWKQAEEGSGTVFDIDGSGEYRKNGFFVEATQGTQDGLNLGYTFWQPNTWQVDFLAGSMNGFYESELDDQVNEDDDEAERNKKIYERNTFYLGTGIRVTRYVDKYVVQYRLLTDTLDNNGVSSTLRVGRGWQYRNWNFYGIASAQYNSAKTNHMWFGVTENEATSRYPAYKPNSTLSYSMLLGVVRPLSEKWVFRAYAGWVQLPKEARHSPLIDDSDGTYALLTINRVFSWGS; translated from the coding sequence ATGAAACCTTATTGCCTTTGGCTAATTACCTTTGCTGTCCAGTGTGCAGCGTTACCCCTCTTTGCAGCAGATATCGCTAGCGATGTTCGCAATGGCGGTGCGCGTGAAACAGAAGATGGAGGGTCGTTCGAGCTGGGCCTAGTTGCCGGCTACGAGGGCAGCCCCCTGCGCTGGAAACAGGCGGAGGAAGGCAGTGGTACGGTTTTTGATATCGATGGCTCTGGCGAATATAGGAAAAACGGCTTTTTTGTAGAGGCGACGCAAGGCACGCAAGATGGGTTAAACCTCGGCTATACCTTTTGGCAACCAAACACTTGGCAGGTTGATTTTCTGGCGGGAAGTATGAATGGCTTCTACGAGTCGGAATTAGATGATCAGGTAAACGAAGATGATGATGAGGCTGAACGTAATAAAAAGATTTATGAACGCAATACCTTCTATTTGGGTACAGGCATTCGGGTGACCCGCTATGTGGATAAGTATGTCGTGCAGTATCGCTTGTTAACCGATACGCTGGACAATAACGGAGTGTCCAGCACCTTGCGGGTAGGTCGTGGCTGGCAATACCGCAATTGGAATTTTTATGGTATTGCCAGCGCGCAGTATAATTCGGCGAAAACGAATCATATGTGGTTTGGTGTGACTGAAAACGAAGCGACCAGCCGTTACCCCGCCTATAAACCCAACAGCACCTTGTCTTACAGTATGCTGCTAGGCGTTGTACGCCCTCTCTCTGAAAAATGGGTGTTTCGAGCCTACGCAGGATGGGTGCAGCTTCCGAAGGAGGCGAGACATAGTCCGCTGATCGATGATAGTGATGGCACCTATGCGCTGCTGACCATTAACAGAGTTTTTAGCTGGGGAAGCTAG
- a CDS encoding TonB-dependent receptor plug domain-containing protein — protein sequence MKQRRFSQGVLLSCAALSQNLFAGEDEPPNENAPLEELLVLGSKRQGDYTLITQDTEKLVDTAGAMGDPLSAIFALPGVIYSDGQKPAVRGSSPSDNQFEVDFLPASYIFHEFGVSIFSEYILHDFQMYSAGFGPEYNNATGAVFDVRLRQPENKPLSAILDLSMLRTGVFLEGGVTDSSAFYLSYRQSMLDLFVSEEDISDDGINFTRVPKDRDYQAKYSWEINDNNRLTLSANGAGDDAEAEITDEVDFVASNPDFAGDAKVEEKYSGQSVLWEYANDKGTEFTLGYGLLDDESNLYWGDSYVNEIRAKQSTLKARYSTALSESFRLNLGSQVANIEHNYFFDAMLFVCTEFQANCDENRTGERVTVRNEQERQEVSHYLNGIWSPSDAWQFDVGVQYQTNDFTEEEFYHPRIAAAWNLKPGTTLTAKAGRYNRFPDLETILPETGNPLLKSPTAKHYTLGIEQELDGGWSVSVEAYYKTLENLPRAIPTDDLRYVNETEGKAQGLDLMLNKNRSDKWWGWIALSYGKSERTDLSTGETKDYNLDTPFIANWVMNYQFRPRFNIGWRWSIRSGQADTPIVGIQENPWFEDSVLPVYGDPFSERLPYYNRLDIRFQWDTTVFGKDAELIVDILNALNYANVSERNLDYEKVKSVDDNVYIEETQDMGIQPALSFRMRF from the coding sequence GTGAAACAAAGACGGTTTAGCCAAGGCGTATTACTCTCTTGCGCTGCACTCAGCCAGAACCTGTTTGCTGGCGAAGACGAGCCCCCCAATGAGAACGCACCGCTCGAAGAGCTGTTAGTTCTGGGCTCAAAACGCCAGGGGGACTATACCCTAATTACCCAGGATACCGAAAAGCTGGTGGATACCGCCGGAGCAATGGGCGACCCACTCTCTGCCATCTTTGCACTCCCTGGTGTTATCTATTCCGATGGTCAGAAGCCCGCGGTGAGGGGCTCAAGCCCCAGCGATAACCAGTTTGAAGTGGATTTTTTACCGGCGAGCTATATCTTCCACGAGTTTGGCGTTTCAATCTTCAGCGAATATATCCTTCACGATTTCCAAATGTATTCTGCGGGCTTCGGCCCCGAATATAACAACGCCACTGGCGCCGTATTCGACGTTAGACTTCGCCAGCCGGAAAACAAACCGCTTTCGGCAATTCTCGACTTATCCATGCTGCGTACTGGCGTTTTCCTAGAAGGCGGCGTAACCGACAGCTCGGCGTTTTACCTCTCCTACCGGCAGAGTATGCTGGACCTTTTTGTCAGTGAAGAGGATATCTCTGACGACGGTATAAACTTTACCAGAGTACCGAAAGACCGTGATTACCAAGCCAAATACAGCTGGGAAATAAATGACAACAACCGCCTGACCTTATCCGCAAACGGTGCCGGCGACGATGCCGAAGCGGAGATCACCGATGAAGTGGATTTTGTTGCCAGCAACCCCGACTTTGCTGGTGATGCCAAAGTGGAGGAGAAATATTCAGGTCAAAGTGTGTTGTGGGAATACGCAAATGACAAAGGCACTGAATTTACCCTCGGTTACGGGCTATTAGATGATGAGTCCAACCTATATTGGGGCGATAGCTACGTAAACGAAATCCGCGCGAAGCAATCAACCTTAAAAGCCCGCTACAGTACCGCGCTAAGTGAAAGCTTCCGCCTTAACCTCGGCAGCCAGGTGGCCAACATCGAACACAACTATTTTTTCGATGCCATGCTATTTGTCTGCACCGAATTCCAGGCAAATTGCGACGAAAACCGAACCGGCGAACGCGTGACGGTTAGAAACGAACAAGAGCGGCAGGAAGTAAGTCACTACCTCAACGGGATCTGGTCTCCATCCGACGCCTGGCAGTTTGATGTAGGCGTGCAGTACCAAACAAATGACTTCACCGAAGAAGAGTTTTACCACCCCCGTATCGCAGCCGCCTGGAATCTAAAACCAGGCACAACGCTAACGGCCAAGGCCGGTCGCTACAACCGGTTTCCCGATCTGGAAACCATTCTGCCTGAAACCGGCAACCCGCTTCTAAAATCCCCCACAGCAAAGCACTACACGCTGGGCATCGAACAGGAGCTTGACGGCGGCTGGAGCGTTTCAGTGGAAGCTTACTATAAAACCCTGGAGAACCTACCCCGCGCCATACCCACCGACGATCTACGCTATGTGAACGAAACGGAAGGTAAAGCTCAAGGGCTTGATCTAATGCTCAATAAAAATCGCAGCGATAAGTGGTGGGGCTGGATAGCTTTAAGTTACGGTAAAAGTGAGCGCACCGATTTAAGCACCGGAGAAACAAAAGATTACAATCTGGATACGCCGTTTATTGCCAACTGGGTAATGAATTACCAATTCCGACCGCGCTTTAATATCGGTTGGCGCTGGTCCATTCGCAGCGGGCAGGCCGACACCCCGATTGTAGGTATACAGGAAAACCCTTGGTTTGAAGACAGCGTATTACCCGTTTACGGCGATCCATTTTCTGAACGCTTACCCTATTACAACCGATTGGATATTCGCTTTCAGTGGGATACCACCGTATTTGGTAAGGACGCAGAATTGATAGTCGATATTCTAAATGCCCTCAACTACGCCAACGTCAGTGAGCGCAACCTCGATTACGAAAAAGTGAAGAGCGTTGATGACAATGTCTATATTGAAGAAACTCAGGATATGGGCATTCAGCCCGCGCTCAGCTTCCGCATGAGATTTTAA
- a CDS encoding carboxymuconolactone decarboxylase family protein, giving the protein MTTDYEKVRSDIRGYSRELAKMEPDTMGAFFSMSKAALKDGALSEKVKEFIALAIGVSKQCEGCIAFHVKNLKDLGATREEVGEVLGMNVYMGGGPALMHAADALRAFDQLEAESEAK; this is encoded by the coding sequence ATGACTACCGATTATGAGAAAGTTCGCAGTGATATTCGAGGCTATAGCCGTGAGCTGGCGAAGATGGAGCCCGATACGATGGGCGCTTTTTTTTCCATGTCCAAGGCGGCATTAAAAGACGGTGCTTTAAGTGAGAAGGTGAAGGAATTTATCGCGCTGGCGATTGGTGTAAGTAAACAGTGTGAGGGCTGTATTGCGTTCCATGTCAAAAATTTGAAAGATCTCGGTGCTACGCGTGAAGAAGTGGGCGAAGTACTGGGTATGAATGTTTATATGGGCGGTGGCCCTGCCTTAATGCATGCGGCTGATGCGTTGCGCGCTTTTGATCAATTGGAGGCTGAAAGCGAAGCTAAATGA
- a CDS encoding ATP-binding cassette domain-containing protein, translating into MRRSAVRLRGMLSVATLLSALSALCAIALLLLSGWFISATALAAVGGTALTFNYLLPSAAIRLLAFLRILAGYGEKYFGHDQLLSDLNRLREKVFRVVMHSGTGNPRAMEMERIENGTNALANSQLAVFNPVVSGVVVFSLICTGLVFWVAAQAQYMILTGIAFVLLCLLLFYLLLRELLHYRALTAQYRAVLAYTLEASPLWSLSNPFRHLKKQQAAWSREGLRIKRLEMAGEWLLLATCLSVLLLVLVAAPNELLGSPLFVLLPLVLLAAPEWLGPVLRTSKPAADALLAKKDLQQYRFDAQALEPKTESDNKRLPAIARARLSDFAWQREKIHGLALSVQFSTGQIIHINGDSGNGKSSLLLALCGQIPALGDLAFYGGEGNSITIDEAQGKIFYSEQQPSVLAASLAHNLRVADPDAGEDELLQALDFACLSYLKPKLDEWLGEQGRLLSGGERKRLAIARAYLSKADMWLLDEPFEGLDKQTKKAISQSIFQAAANKIICIASHQQPSGFSCDKTIDLHSEPHRKN; encoded by the coding sequence ATGCGGAGGTCAGCTGTGCGCTTGAGAGGAATGTTAAGCGTCGCTACTTTGCTGTCTGCGCTCAGCGCGCTTTGTGCAATCGCGCTTTTGCTGCTCTCCGGTTGGTTTATTTCTGCAACGGCGTTGGCCGCTGTAGGCGGTACAGCGCTGACCTTTAATTACCTACTGCCATCGGCGGCAATACGCTTATTGGCCTTTTTGCGCATATTGGCCGGTTATGGCGAAAAATATTTTGGACACGATCAGCTGTTAAGTGATTTAAACCGCTTGCGGGAAAAAGTTTTTCGGGTCGTGATGCATAGCGGTACCGGCAATCCGCGTGCGATGGAAATGGAGCGTATCGAAAACGGTACGAATGCACTGGCCAATAGTCAGTTGGCTGTTTTTAATCCCGTGGTCTCGGGTGTTGTCGTGTTTTCACTGATTTGTACTGGGCTTGTATTTTGGGTTGCTGCCCAAGCGCAATACATGATCTTGACCGGTATTGCATTTGTTCTTCTCTGCTTATTACTGTTCTATTTGTTGTTGCGCGAGCTGCTACATTATCGCGCGCTGACGGCACAGTACCGCGCTGTATTGGCTTATACGCTGGAGGCATCTCCCCTGTGGAGCTTGTCTAATCCTTTTCGCCACTTAAAAAAACAACAGGCAGCTTGGAGCCGCGAGGGCCTGAGAATAAAACGGCTTGAGATGGCTGGTGAATGGCTTTTGTTGGCCACGTGTTTGAGCGTACTGCTGCTGGTGTTAGTGGCTGCTCCGAATGAACTATTAGGGTCACCCCTGTTCGTTTTATTGCCTTTGGTCTTGCTCGCCGCGCCGGAGTGGTTGGGGCCGGTTTTGCGTACAAGCAAACCGGCTGCAGATGCGCTGCTCGCAAAAAAAGATCTGCAACAATATCGGTTCGACGCGCAAGCGCTGGAACCAAAAACGGAGAGCGACAATAAGCGCTTGCCGGCCATCGCGAGGGCGAGGCTCAGCGATTTCGCATGGCAGCGCGAAAAGATACATGGACTTGCGCTTAGTGTTCAATTTTCCACGGGGCAAATTATTCATATTAATGGCGATTCCGGCAATGGTAAAAGTTCTCTCCTATTGGCACTCTGCGGCCAGATCCCGGCGCTCGGTGACTTGGCGTTCTACGGAGGTGAGGGTAACTCGATCACTATTGATGAAGCGCAGGGGAAAATATTTTACAGCGAACAGCAACCCAGTGTGTTGGCGGCAAGCCTGGCGCACAATTTGCGCGTAGCCGATCCCGACGCGGGTGAAGACGAGTTGCTACAAGCACTGGATTTTGCCTGCCTTTCGTATTTAAAACCCAAATTAGACGAGTGGTTGGGAGAACAGGGGCGGCTGTTATCGGGGGGAGAACGAAAACGGCTGGCAATTGCTCGCGCCTATCTTTCGAAAGCTGATATGTGGTTGCTTGATGAGCCGTTTGAAGGCTTGGATAAGCAAACAAAAAAGGCGATTTCACAGAGTATTTTTCAAGCAGCGGCAAACAAAATTATCTGCATCGCTTCGCATCAGCAACCCTCAGGGTTTAGTTGCGACAAGACGATTGACCTACACAGTGAACCACACAGGAAAAATTAA